The Aeromonas veronii genome includes the window CATCATCTCCGACGGCTGGTCGGTCAAGAACATGTTCGCGGACTTGAAGCGCGCCTTTCTTGCCCACCAGAACCGGGAGCCCCTGCAGGTGGCCGAGTTGCCGCTCAATTATCTGGACTACGCCCACTGGTTCAACTCCCCGCGCTTTCTCGACTATCACGCCGAGTTCAAGCCGTTCTGGGTGGACCGCCTGGGGGGGAGCCCCGAGGTGCATGGCCTGCCGCTCGACAAACCTCGCCCGGCCCATCAGGGCAGCGGCGGCGAGTTGGTCTTCTCCACCATCGACAACAGTCTCTGGGACAGCTTCAAGCGCCTGTGCCAGCGTCACAGCACCTCCAACTTCATCGGTCTGCACGCCCTGTTCGCCCTCTTGATGGTGCGCCAGAGCGGGGAGAAGGAGGTGGTCATCGGCACGCCGCTCGCCTACCGCGAGCGCCACGAGATTGAGTCTCTGGTGGGCTTCTTCGTCAACACGCTCGTGTTGAGAACTCGGCTGGAGGGGCGACCGAGCTTCGTGGATTACCTGCAGCAGTGCCGGGAAGAGGATTTGGCTGCCTTTGACCATCAACTCTATCGGTTTGAGGCGCTGGCCGAAGCCATAGGCGCGGATCGCACTACCGCCATCAACCCCATCTTCCAGATCATGCTGGTGTATCAGGCCAAGGTGGATTTCAACGATCTCATCCCCGGCTGCGAGCTGGTGGAGGAGACCTCCCCGGTGCTGCCCGCCAAGACCGACATCTCGGTGAAGGTGACCGAGCTGATGGACTCGGTGCGGGTGGACTGGCTGTTCGCCACCGCCCTGTTCGAGCGCGCCACCATAGAGGCTTACGCCGATCGCCTGCTGCACCTGATGCGCGCCGTGGTGGCCGCCCCCGAGACCGACATCTGGCAACTGCCGCTGGAAGCGGGGATGGACGACGCAGCCCTGGGGTTGGAGCTTGCGAGCCTGCCGGTCGATTACCCGAGCCGCGACACCCTGCTCTGCCATATCGAGCGCCGTGCGGCGGTCAGGCCCGACGCCCTGGCGGTCAGCGATGATAAGCAGGCACTCAGCTATGGCGCACTGGAGGCCGAGGCCAACCGGTTGGCGCACTGGCTGCTGGCCCAGGGGGTGACCCCTGGCGCCGCCATCGGTCTGCAGGCCAAACGGGAGTCGGCCTTCGTCATTGGCCTGCTGGCCTGCTGGAAGGTGGGGGCGGCCTATGTGCCGCTCGACCCCGCCTATCCCGCCGAGCGGCTGGCTCATATCCTGAGTGACGCCGCCATCGGCCTGGTGCTGGGGGGCGAGCCGGACGCGCGCCTTGCCGCGGCGTTGGCGGGCACGGCGGCCGAGTATCACAACCTGCACGCCCTGGCGCTGGCTGAGATGCCGACCGGCGTCCCCGCCGTTTCCCGCGATGCCGCCATGCTGGCCCAGATCATCTACACCTCGGGCAGCACAGGTCTGCCCAAGGGGGTCATGGTGGAGCAGGGCAGCCTGGTCAACCTGATGGCGGATCACAGGGCGCGCATCGCGCTTGATCACAGTGGCGCCATGTTCAACTGCATGTCCCTCTCGTTCGATGCGGGCAACATGACCACCTTGTTGCCCCTTTACTGCGGCGCCGCCCTGCACTTCGGCGAACCGGGAGAGGGGGTGATCGCCGCCGCCATGGCCAAGGGCGCCAGCCACATGATCCTGCCGACGGCCTTGCTTGCGAACCTGCTGCCAGTGGCGGATCTCGGGTCGCTGCGGGCCATCGGCTTCGGCGGCGAGGCCTGCCCCAGCTCCCTGGTGGAGCGCTGGGGGAACCGGGTCGCGCTCTACAACATGTATGGCCCGACCGAGTGTACCGTGACCGCGCTCTGCGCGCGCCTACGCCCGGGCGAGCCCATCACCATAGGCCAGCCCATCGACAACCTGAAGGCGGTGATCCTGGATGAGGCGGGCAACCCCTGCCCGGTGGGGGTGCCCGGCGAGCTCTGCCTGACCGGCCTCGGCCTCGCCAGTGGCTACCTGAACCTGCCGGATCGCACCCAAGACGCCTTTATCGAGCGCACCCTGGTCAGTGGCGCGGGCACCCGTGTTCATCGCCTCTATCGTACCGGGGACAGGGCCCTCAGGCGCCGTGATGGCAACATCCAGTATCTGGGCCGCATCGACGAGCAGATAAAGCTCAGGGGTTATCGCATCGAGCCTGGCGAGATAGAGACCCAGATTGCCGCCATTGAACCGGCCATCCGCCAGATCAAGGTGGTGGTGCAGGAAGCTCGCCTGTTAGCGTACGCCTGCCTGCAAGCCGGGGTGCCCGAGCCGGATGCCGAGGCCCTGCTGCAACGGGCCGGCGAGTGCCTGCCCGAATACATGGTGCCGGTGCGCCTGTGCTGGTTGCCCGAGATGCCGCTCACCCCCAACGGCAAGCTGGACTTGCGCCGCCTGCCCGCCATCAGCTGGCAGGAGAGCAAGGGCGAGCCGCAAGGGGAGCTGGAGCAGACGGTGCTCGCCATCTGGCAATCGGTGCTCAAGCAACCCCTCGGGGTGGAGGATGACTTCTTCCGCCTAGGCGGAGATTCCATCCTCAGCATCCAGCTCACCACCCGCCTGCGGGACGCCGGCCTGCACTGCAGCGTCAAGGACGTGTTCGAGGCCAAGACGGTGCGCCGTCTCTGTCGCCAGCTCGGTCAGCAGCAGGCGGTCAGCCACCAGACGGAGCAGGGCGTGCTGGAGGGAGAATTCCCCCTGCATCCCATTCAGCACTGGTTCTTCGAGCAGGGCTTCGCCCAGTCCGGCCACTGGAACCAGGGGGTGATACTGCGCCTGCCTGCGGGCATCGACGACACCGCGCTGATGGGCTGGATGAACACCCTGCGCGCCCACCACGACGTCCTGCGCCTCGCGGTCACCCCGGCCGGTCAGCGCTATCTGCCCGAACTTCCCCTGCCGCCCCTGCATCGGCTGGATGCGGCCGGGCTGGGTGAGTCCGAGTTGCAGGCCAGATTGACCCAGTGGCAGGGGAGCTTTGTCCCCGAGCAGGGCCAGACCCTGGCCTGGGCGCGGCTCAGTCACCTTGAGAACCACCTCGAAAGCCACCTTGAAAATAAGGCGGATGCCGACCCCGTGGAGGGGCTCTTTATTGCCTTCCACCATCTGGTCATCGATGCCGTCTCCTGGCGCATCCTGGCCGAGGATCTGGTGCGCCTCGCCGAGGGGCGTCCGCTGCCTGCCAAGGGCAGCAGTTATCGCCAGTGGGGAGAGGGGCTGGCCGCCTATGCGAGCCGTGAAGCGGCGCAACTGGCGTTCTGGCAGGCGCAAGGGGAGGGCAGCGAGCAAGACTTGCTGGAGGCGCAGCGCGCCCCCGATGGCCGCGCCGCCGCGAGTCTGTTGCGACTGGATGAGCAGATCACCGCCCGTCTCATCGATGAGGCCAACCAGGCTCACCTGACCCAGGTGCCGGATCTGCTGCTGGCGGCCCTGACCCGCACCTTAAGCGAGCTGGGCTATGGCACCAAACTGTGCGTGATGCTGGAAGGGCACGGCCGTGAAGTTATCGATGCGCAACTGGACGTGAGCCGTACCCTCGGCTGGTTCACCAGCACCTATCCGCTGGCGCTGGCCGATCGTACCTCCTGGAGCGATTTGGTCTGCGACACCAAGGAGCGGCTGCGAGCCGTGCCGGACAAGGGGGTGGGCTTCAACGCCCTGCGTCTGCACCATCCCGGAGGGGATGAACTGCCGCATTCTGCCATCGTCTTCAACTATCTGGGGGTCTCCCACAGAGGCACCCCGGCCCCCTGGCAGCCGCTGCCGGTGGCGCCGGGCCAACCCTCGGTGCCAGAGAACCTGCCGCGTGAGCTCATCAGCCTGCACGGCGGTGTCTACGGCGGCTGCCTCACCCTGCGCCAGGTTGGCGCCCTCAATCAGGGTGCGAGCGATGCCCTGATGGCGGCACTGGCGGCCAATATCGAGACCCTGGTGAACGCCTGTTGTGCGCAAGCCAAGCCGCGCCGCACCCCGAGCGACTTCCCGGGGCTGGCGCTGACCCAGGCCGCCCTGGATGAGGTGCTGGACGAGGCAGAGGCTGGCGGCGAGGTGGAGACCCTGCTGCCGATGACCTCCTTGCAGCAGAGCATGCTGCATCACAGGGCCTTGGTGCCCACGGATAGCGCCTATCACCTGCAAACGGAGATAGATTATCTGCAAGAGATGGATGTGGCCGTGTATCGCGCTGCCTGGCAGGCCCAGCTTGCCCGCTGGCCCGTGCTCCGGGCTGCCCTGCTGCTGGCGGACGGGGTGGCGCTGCAACGCATCATGGCCAGGGCCGAGCTGCCCTTCCACTATGAGGAGTTGTCCGGCGACCCGCAGGCCGAGGCGCGGGTTCAGGCCTATCGCCGGCAGGACTTGGCCAGACCCATATCGCTGGATCAGGCCCCTTTGCTGCGCATCGCCTGCTTCAAACTGGCCCCCGATCACCACAAGGTGATCCTGAGCGCCCACCACGCCGTGCTCGATGGCTGGAGTGGCCCCGTGCTGCTGGGGTCGGTGCATCGCGGCTATCAGCAGTCGATGACGCAGGCCCGGAATCAGGACACGGCACCCGAGGTGAGCCCCGATACCGCCTGGCTCGCCTTCGGCCGCCATATCGCCAGCCAGTCCGCCAGCAGCGCCGCCTACTGGCAGGGACGCGAAGATCTGCTGGCGAGATCCAATGATCTGTCGGCCCTGTTCGGGGTGGCCCTCGAATCTGGCCTGAGTGGACGCCTCACCCAGCAGCGCCCCGCGCTGTGCGGCCAGCCCCTGGCCCCGGAGATCTCCGGACAGCTGGAGAGCCGGGCCCGCGAGCTGGGGGTCACCGCTGGCCTCTTGGCCCAGTACGCCTGGCATCGGTTGCTGGCCCGCCACTGCGGCGATCCTGTGACCCTGGTGGGCAACGTGACCCCGGGCCGGGACTTCCCCATCGAGGGAATAACCCAAAGCGTGGGGCTCTATATCAACAGCCTGCCGCTGGCCCTGGATTGGCGCACCGAGCTGACCCTGGCGCAGCATATCGCTCAGTTGCAGGGGGACTTGCTGGCCCTGAACCAGCACGGTACTCAGTCTCTTTCCGCCCTGACCCGGGGTGGCCCGCGCCTGTTCCAGAGCCTGTTCGTGTTCGAGAACTACCCCATGCCGGTGCCCCCGGCGACCCCTGAGCCCCATCAACTGGTGCCGCGCTTTGGCGCCGTGGTGGAGAAGGTGGAGCTGCCCTTGTCGCTCGTGGTCAACGCCCGTGGCGGTCAGCTCAACCTGCGCCTCGAGTTCGATGGCGAGCAGATAGCGCAGGATCGTGCCCAAACGGTGCTGGCCCAATGGATTGCCGAGCTCGAGTGGCTGGCAGGCGTGAGCCTCGCCGAACCTGCCCGACTGGCGGATGCCAAGGCGCCTGGCGCTGTGGCGGCTCCGGTGGCGGGCGAGGCCATGCCGACCCCATCCATGCCGATTGAGGCTGAGGCCCGCCGACTGCTGACCCTGTGGCAGGATCACTGCGGCCAGCACGCAAGTTGGCAGCAGAATCTGAGCGAGCTTGGCATCGATTCGGTGCAGCAGCTCGCCCTGCTGGCGGCTCTCAACGAGGCGTTCGGCGCCCGTCACGGAATCTTAAGTCTGCAACGGCTCAAGGAGCAGGGGTCGCCGGCGCATCTGTTCAACCACTGGCTGGTGCGCCTGCCCGAGGAGGTACTATGACGACGGCAACAAGGCTCAACCCACGGCAAGGGGAGCTCTCCCCTATTGCCCAGCAGGGTGAGCAGGGGCTCGGCGTGCGGTTGGCTCGGGTGCTGGGGGGGACACCGCTCGCCCCCGCCATCGCCATGAACGGTCAGTGGCAAAGTTATGGAGCGCTGGAGGCGCGAGTCGGCCAGATAGCCGCCAGCCTGCGCGGCTTAGGCGTAGGGGAGCGGGTCGGTCTCTACCTGGCGCGATCCCCGGATCTGGTGGCCAGCCTGCTCGCCTGTCTGCGCCTCGGGCTCACCTTCGTGCCCCTCGAGCCGGATTTTCCGGTGGAGCGGCTGCAGGGCATCGCCCGTCAGGCGCGGCTCTCGGCGGTGCTCTGTGATGAAGTCGAGGGCTGCCCCGCGTTTGGCTGCCCCCTGCGTCCACTTGGCGCGAGAAGGGGGGAAGGACGTGGCGAGACTCCGGGTAAGGAAGTTCTGAACGAGGAGGCCTGCATCTGGCCTCCGGTGGATGACGCCCTGGCCGCCTACATGATGTTCACCTCCGGCTCCACCGGCGAGCCCAAGGGGGTGGTCATCAGCCGGCGTGCCCTGCTCTGCTTTCTCGACGGGATCCGCGAGCGGCTCGGTCTATCGCCGAGCTGTCACTGGCTCTTTATCACCACCCCGGCCTTCGACATCTCCCTGCTGGAGATGCTGGGACCGCTCTGGGGGGGCGGCCGCCTGACGGTGGCGGACAACGACCACAACAAGGACCCCCTGGGGATGATGGCCCTGCTCGCGGCGGACACCACCATCAACTGGCTGCAGGCGACCCCCGCCTGCTGGCGCATGCTGCTCAAGGCCGGTTGGCAGGGGAGCGAGCACCTCACCGCCCTGTGCGGTGGCGAGGCGCTGGACGCGGGCCTGGCCGAGCAGCTCTGCACCCGCACCCGGCGGCTCTGGAACTGCTATGGCCCGACCGAGGCCACCGTCTGGTCCCTGGTGAGCGAGGTGCGCCTGCCACTGACCGACGGACGCATCACCATAGGTCACAGCCTGCCGGGCTATCGGCACTGGGTGCTGGACGGCTCGGGGCAACCGGTGGCCGATGGGGAGGAGGGGGAGCTCTGCATCGAGAGCTCGGCCTTGTGCGAGGGGTATTGGCGCAAGCCCGCCCTGACGTCGGCGGCCTTCCTGCGCCTCGATACCCATCGCCTCTATCGCACCGGCGATCGGGTGCGTGCCCTCGGGGGGGACAAGTACCGCTACCTGGGGCGGCGCGACGATCAGGTCAAGTTGCGGGGCTTTCGCATCGAACTCGGGGAGGTGGAGGCGGGCCTGCGTCGTCAGGCCGGGGTGCAGGAGGCGGCGGTGCGCCTCATCGGCGAGGGGGATGAGGCCATGCTGGTGGGCTATGTGGAGGCTAAAAGTGGGGTGACCCTCAACCGGCTTGCCCTGCGCAAGGGGCTGCAGGAGAGCCTGCCCCACTACATGGTGCCGGCCCGCATCATCTTGCTCGATGCCTTGCCCAAGACCGGCAGCGGGAAATTGGATAGAAAGGCGTTGCCACTGCCTGAATGAATCGTGGTGATAGGTTGAGCTGCAAGCTTGTGGTTTTTCGGTGCTGATATGCTGCAAAAGCAAACATGGTTGGTGGTTTGCCCCTTTCTGGCGTATCCGATGTTTGACAGGCCGGATCCCGCCTCGGAGTCCTGGTCTCGTCAGCACGGCTTCACCCGCCAGCCAGACAAAAGCCCGCATGATGCGGGCTTTTTTATCCGTGTTGATCCGTGCGAGTCGGTATCAGCGGGTGATGGGGGCGGCGTCCGGCTTGCTCATCAACTGCTCCACGTCGCTAATCACCCGAAGGGCCGCCTGGGGGCCGCCGGTGGAGGTCCAGAGAGACCCGTCCACGGCGCCGAAGCGCTTGCCCTTGATGGCGCTGAGCTGCTGGAAGGCGGGGGTCTGCTCGGCCTGTTTCATGGCATCCACCGCATCGCCGCTGGCGCTCAGGGTGCCGATCACCAGCCAGTCACCGTCCAGCAGGTTGAGGGACTCGAGGCTCAGGGCCGGGGAGTGGGGGCTCTTGTCACCGACCTGGTGGGGTGGGCGGGCCAGCCCCATCTCCTGCACCACGCTGCTGGCGAAGGTGCTGCCGTGCATATAGCTCGGACCCTTGGGGTTCCAGCGCACTATGCTCACCTGCTCACCCTGATGCTTGGCAAGCTTGCTGCGGGCCTCCTGCAGACGGGCGTCGTACTGGGCCAGGAAGGCCTTGCCTTCGGCTTCCTTGTTCAGCACCAGGGCGGTGCGCTGGAACACCTGCTTCCAGGGTTCACCCCAGTTGCCGGTGACGACGGTGGGGGCGATTTCGTTGAGCAGGGTCAGTAGCTCGGGTTTGGTCTGGGCGGTCAGGATGAGATCCGGCTCCAGATCGATGAGTTTCTCCAGATTGGGGTTGTCCAGATCCCCCACCACGCTTATCTCCTTGCCCGCCTTGTCCAGCAGATAGCGGGGCAGGGTGGCCTGACCGCGCCCATTGACGGTGCCGACCGGCTGCACACCCAGGGTCAGGGCGGCGTCCAGGTCGAGCTCACCCAGCACGACGACGCGCGCGGGAGCATCCGGGACGGTTTGGGACTGGCCGTTGGCATCGATGACCTGGCGAGTCCCGGCCTGGGCCTGGAAACCGACCAGGCTCGCCAGCATCAGGGCGGCGGCCAGGGGGGAGGAGATCTTCATGGTTACATCCTTATGGGTGAATGCGGCGGGCGCTCGGGTTGACACTGGGTCGGGGCGATGCGTCCGGTTTAATTGGCCCCAAATGGGCGGGAACATGCTACCACAGTCTTAAGTGAGAAACGTTGTCATTTGTATTTGTGGCGTTCCAGCGTGGAGCTTTGGTACCATCAGGCTCCCCATTGAGAGAGGTTTCCATGTCCGCGTCCCTCCCCACCACGGCGCCTGCGACCGGCTTTATCCGCCACACCGATGTGCTGAGCGTGGCGGGGATGGCCGCCTTGCCCATCCATCGGATCAGCTTTGATCCCGCCGCCTTGACGCCGGCAAGCTTCGCTGACCACGAGATGCTGCTGCCCGCAGCCCTTGCGCGCGCCGTGGCCAAACGGCAGGGGGAGTTTCTGGCGGGCCGCCTGGCGGCCCGTGAGGCCCTCGCGCCCTTCGGACTGAGAGGGCGCGCGGTCAGCATCGGGCCGGACAGGGCACCCTGTTGGCCTGCGGGGATGGAGGGCAGCATCAGCCACAGTCAGCTGCTCGGGGAAGGGGTGGCCCTGTGCGTGGTGCGCCCGGTCGGTGCCGGGCTCGGACTGGATCTGGAGGCCTGGCTGTCAGAGGCGCAAGTCAGCCAGCTTTGGCCCGGCATCGTCGATGAGGGGGAGTGGGCGCGACTGGGCGCGGGGGCGGCGGGCGCCGGGTTGACCCTGGCAGAGGGGCTGACCCTGGTGTTCTCGGCCAAGGAGAGCCTGTTCAAGGGGCTCTACCCCAGGGTGGGCCGCTACTTTGACTTCCTCGATGCCAGCTGGTCGGCCATGGGGAGTCAAACCCTGCGTCTGAGTCTGAAGACGGCGCTTGCCCCGGACCTGCCCGCCGGCTGGGACTGCACCCTGCACTGGCAGCGGCTGCCGGGGGGAGTGCTCACCCTGCTGGCGCTTTGATGGGGACTAAGCAGCAGAAATGAGAGATAAAAAAACCGCCGTGATGGCGGTTTTTTTATCTCTGGCAGGGCAGAGTAGAGCTTTATTCATTTACCTGTCTGGCACCTGGTTCTGCGCGCTGGTGCGGCACGGTTGCTGAGTGCCGACGCGGCACTATGACGGGGGCGCCATCGCCGGGGGCATGCAGTATGTCCACATCGGTGTGGTAGAGGCGATCGATGAGGGGCTTGGTCACCACCTCCCGCGCCGGCCCCATGGCCTGGATGCCGCCGTTGCCGAGGGCGATCAGCTCGTCGCAGTAGCGGGCGGCGGTGGCGAGATCGTGGATGACGATGAGCACCGTCTTGCCCTCCGCGGTGATCTGGTGGATGGCTTCCATCACCTCGGTCTGGTGGCCGATGTCCAGCGCGCTGGTGGGCTCGTCCAGCAAGATGATGTCCGCATCCTGGGCCAGCACCATGGCGAGCCAGACCCGCTGGGCCTGGCCGCCGGAGAGGGAGCTGGCGCTCTGATGCCAGATGGACTCCAGCTGCATCCGCTCGCAGGCCCAGCGCACCATGCGCGCATCCTCCTCGCTCCATTGATTGAACCAGCCCTGATGGGGGTGGCGGCCGTTTTGCACCAGCTGTTCTACCAAAATGCCGGCCGGTACCAGGGGGCGCTGGGGCAGGTAGGCGAGCTCCCGGGCCAGGGCCTTCATGCCGTAGCTGCCAAGGGGCTTGCCCTTGAGCAGGATCTCCCCGCGCTGGGGCTGCTCCTGCCCTGCCAGCAGTTTCAGCAGGGTGGATTTACCGCCTCCGTTCGGGCCGACGATACCCACCAGCTTGCCCTTGGGAATGGTGAAGGAGACGTCCTGGAACACGGCTTTTTGCTGGTAGCCGAAGTGGAGGCCGTTCGTGGAGAGCGTCATCGAAGAGCCCCTTGTCGTTGATTGATCAGGATAAATGTCTGCATCAGTCGGCCTTCTGCCTGTCTTTGATGAGCACGAACAGCAGCAGGATGCCGCCGAGAATGCGGGTCATGATGCCGGTGGCCACCTCGTGGGGGCTGGCCAGCACCCGCACCAGGGTGTCACTCGCGAGCAGCAGCAGGGCACCGCACAGGGCGGCTATCCACAGCGGCACCACCCTGTCCCGGGAGAGCCAGGAGGCGAGGATGGGGGCTGCCATGGCGATGAACACCACGGGGCCACCGATGGCGGTACCGAGCGCCGCCACCACGATGGCCTGGGCCAGTACCCCGAGCTGCACCCGGTTGACGTTCACCCCGAGCGTCTGGGCGGTGACGGGACCGAGGCGCAGCACCCCGAGGGCGCGGGAGAGGTACACAACCCAGGGGCAGATCAGCAGGATGATGATGGCCACCGGCAGCACGGTGCCATAACCCTGGCCGACGAAGTTGCCCATGTTCCACAGATAGAGGCTGGTGAGGTGCACCAGGGACTGGGTGGACATGACGAACTGACCGATGGCGTTCATCAGCTCGGAGACCCCGATGCCGATCACCACGAACAGATAGCCCTGCTCCCCCGGTTTGTTGCACAGGGCGTAGAGCACGGCGGCGGCGAACAGGGCGCCGAGGGGCGCGGCCCACCAGGGCCAGCTGCCGAGAGTCAGGTAGAGGGAGAAGATGATGATGGCGAGCGATGCCCCCTCGTTGACCCCTATCATGTCCGGGGTGGCGAGGCGGTTGCGAATCAGGGTCTGCACCAGGCAGCCGGAGAGGCCCATGGCGGCCCCCGCCACCAGCACGGCGACGATGCGCGGCAACCGGATCTTGAACACGGTCACCTCGCTCAGGCGGCTCCCTTCCCCCATCAGGGTCTGGATCACCCCCAGCATGGTGAGCTTGCCTGACCCTAAGGTCAGCGCCAGCAGGGATAACAAGATGAGGGCCAGCAAAAGCCCCGTGGTGATCAACCAGGCCCGGCGATCGAGCAGCAGGGTGCGGCTGCCGAGGCGAAGGCAGAAGGTGCCGGCGGGCAGTGCGGTCGTGGACATCGGCGACGAGTCAGACATCAGAGGCATCCTTATTTCACGGCCAGAAGGGAGCGAAAGCCCCCGCTGCGCACCACCATGATGAGCACGGGGGCACCGATCAGCGCCAGAATGACGCCGTTGGGCAGCTCGAACGGCTGCAGCAGCCAGCGCGCCAGCACATCGGCGGCGAGCAGGAACAGCACCCCGAACAGGGCTGAGAAGCGCACCTGGATGGCGAGGCGCACCGGCTCCACCAGGCGAGCGCAATAGGCGGCGAGGAAACCGACGAAACCGATGGGGCCGGCGATGGCGATGGCGCAGGCGGTGAACAGGGTGGCGGCGAGCAATACCCCGATGCGCACCCGGGTGGTGCGGATCCCGAGTGCCTGGGCCTGGTTGTCCCCCATCTGCATCAGGGTGAGCTGACGGCACAGGGCCAGGGTCAGCAGCAGGGCGGCGAAGGCGAAGGGCATCACCGTCAGCACGGCATCGAGGCTGGAGGCGGCCAGCGACCCCAAGTTCCAGAAGCGGAACTGTTCCAGCACCACCTTGTTGGAGAGCAGCAGGAAGTTGGAGAGGCCGCCGAAGGTGGCGGAGAGGGCGACCCCGACCAGGATGAGCTTGAGAGGGTTGGAGCGGCCCACCATGAGGCCGAGGCCGAGCACGACCAGGTTGCCCATGAGGGCGCCGAGGCCGGACCAGAGCAGGTAACCGTAGGCGGATTCGACCCCGAAGTATGTGAGCCCGATGACCAGGGCGAAGACGGCGCCGGCGTTGACCCCGAGCAGGCCGGGCTCGGCCAGGGGGTTGCGGGTGGCGCTTTGCAGCATGGAGGCGGCGAGCGCGAGGCAGACACCGACCACCAGGGCGGCCAGGGTGCGGGGCAGTCGCAAGGTATGCACTATCATGGCGAGTTTTTCATCGGCCACGAGGGCGGGGTCGCCCAGGAGGAAACCGGCGACCTCACGGCCACCATAGACACCGGCCCCGGTGGCCAGTGACAGACAAATCAGCAGAAAGAGGAGCAGTACGCCGAGCCAGAACAGCCGGGTTTGGTATCTGAGCACGCAAAAACTCCTTTCATGTCAGAGCAGTAGAAACGCAAAAAGGGAGCCCCGTTGCCGGAGCTCCCACAGGGGGGGATTACAGCTTGTAATCGATCCCGGCGTAGACGGTACGACCTTCCAGGATGAAGTCGGCGTCGGTGGCCACTTCATCACGCTGGGTGTTGGTGAGGTTGGTGATGCCGAGCTTGAAGTCCAGGGCCGGCGTGACCTTCCAGTTGGTGT containing:
- a CDS encoding amino acid adenylation domain-containing protein, whose product is MNNMITLLKQLERQGVKLALNDKGQLISQSSKEAVTPAIGAQIKAHKDELVRCLAARAAFEAPIAVSEEAKSTLQGPLSSSQSGLWFIEQYEEASHLYNMPVYFRVRGDLDTAALEFAFDHLFARHPSMRTRFVKDEAGRGAQEILPHAPFKLQIEDVSGEPSAEREAYVARRVREEIGRPFSLTKGDLSRVNLIRLGTHEHVLLITQHHIISDGWSVKNMFADLKRAFLAHQNREPLQVAELPLNYLDYAHWFNSPRFLDYHAEFKPFWVDRLGGSPEVHGLPLDKPRPAHQGSGGELVFSTIDNSLWDSFKRLCQRHSTSNFIGLHALFALLMVRQSGEKEVVIGTPLAYRERHEIESLVGFFVNTLVLRTRLEGRPSFVDYLQQCREEDLAAFDHQLYRFEALAEAIGADRTTAINPIFQIMLVYQAKVDFNDLIPGCELVEETSPVLPAKTDISVKVTELMDSVRVDWLFATALFERATIEAYADRLLHLMRAVVAAPETDIWQLPLEAGMDDAALGLELASLPVDYPSRDTLLCHIERRAAVRPDALAVSDDKQALSYGALEAEANRLAHWLLAQGVTPGAAIGLQAKRESAFVIGLLACWKVGAAYVPLDPAYPAERLAHILSDAAIGLVLGGEPDARLAAALAGTAAEYHNLHALALAEMPTGVPAVSRDAAMLAQIIYTSGSTGLPKGVMVEQGSLVNLMADHRARIALDHSGAMFNCMSLSFDAGNMTTLLPLYCGAALHFGEPGEGVIAAAMAKGASHMILPTALLANLLPVADLGSLRAIGFGGEACPSSLVERWGNRVALYNMYGPTECTVTALCARLRPGEPITIGQPIDNLKAVILDEAGNPCPVGVPGELCLTGLGLASGYLNLPDRTQDAFIERTLVSGAGTRVHRLYRTGDRALRRRDGNIQYLGRIDEQIKLRGYRIEPGEIETQIAAIEPAIRQIKVVVQEARLLAYACLQAGVPEPDAEALLQRAGECLPEYMVPVRLCWLPEMPLTPNGKLDLRRLPAISWQESKGEPQGELEQTVLAIWQSVLKQPLGVEDDFFRLGGDSILSIQLTTRLRDAGLHCSVKDVFEAKTVRRLCRQLGQQQAVSHQTEQGVLEGEFPLHPIQHWFFEQGFAQSGHWNQGVILRLPAGIDDTALMGWMNTLRAHHDVLRLAVTPAGQRYLPELPLPPLHRLDAAGLGESELQARLTQWQGSFVPEQGQTLAWARLSHLENHLESHLENKADADPVEGLFIAFHHLVIDAVSWRILAEDLVRLAEGRPLPAKGSSYRQWGEGLAAYASREAAQLAFWQAQGEGSEQDLLEAQRAPDGRAAASLLRLDEQITARLIDEANQAHLTQVPDLLLAALTRTLSELGYGTKLCVMLEGHGREVIDAQLDVSRTLGWFTSTYPLALADRTSWSDLVCDTKERLRAVPDKGVGFNALRLHHPGGDELPHSAIVFNYLGVSHRGTPAPWQPLPVAPGQPSVPENLPRELISLHGGVYGGCLTLRQVGALNQGASDALMAALAANIETLVNACCAQAKPRRTPSDFPGLALTQAALDEVLDEAEAGGEVETLLPMTSLQQSMLHHRALVPTDSAYHLQTEIDYLQEMDVAVYRAAWQAQLARWPVLRAALLLADGVALQRIMARAELPFHYEELSGDPQAEARVQAYRRQDLARPISLDQAPLLRIACFKLAPDHHKVILSAHHAVLDGWSGPVLLGSVHRGYQQSMTQARNQDTAPEVSPDTAWLAFGRHIASQSASSAAYWQGREDLLARSNDLSALFGVALESGLSGRLTQQRPALCGQPLAPEISGQLESRARELGVTAGLLAQYAWHRLLARHCGDPVTLVGNVTPGRDFPIEGITQSVGLYINSLPLALDWRTELTLAQHIAQLQGDLLALNQHGTQSLSALTRGGPRLFQSLFVFENYPMPVPPATPEPHQLVPRFGAVVEKVELPLSLVVNARGGQLNLRLEFDGEQIAQDRAQTVLAQWIAELEWLAGVSLAEPARLADAKAPGAVAAPVAGEAMPTPSMPIEAEARRLLTLWQDHCGQHASWQQNLSELGIDSVQQLALLAALNEAFGARHGILSLQRLKEQGSPAHLFNHWLVRLPEEVL
- a CDS encoding amino acid adenylation domain-containing protein, which encodes MTTATRLNPRQGELSPIAQQGEQGLGVRLARVLGGTPLAPAIAMNGQWQSYGALEARVGQIAASLRGLGVGERVGLYLARSPDLVASLLACLRLGLTFVPLEPDFPVERLQGIARQARLSAVLCDEVEGCPAFGCPLRPLGARRGEGRGETPGKEVLNEEACIWPPVDDALAAYMMFTSGSTGEPKGVVISRRALLCFLDGIRERLGLSPSCHWLFITTPAFDISLLEMLGPLWGGGRLTVADNDHNKDPLGMMALLAADTTINWLQATPACWRMLLKAGWQGSEHLTALCGGEALDAGLAEQLCTRTRRLWNCYGPTEATVWSLVSEVRLPLTDGRITIGHSLPGYRHWVLDGSGQPVADGEEGELCIESSALCEGYWRKPALTSAAFLRLDTHRLYRTGDRVRALGGDKYRYLGRRDDQVKLRGFRIELGEVEAGLRRQAGVQEAAVRLIGEGDEAMLVGYVEAKSGVTLNRLALRKGLQESLPHYMVPARIILLDALPKTGSGKLDRKALPLPE
- a CDS encoding iron-siderophore ABC transporter substrate-binding protein — its product is MKISSPLAAALMLASLVGFQAQAGTRQVIDANGQSQTVPDAPARVVVLGELDLDAALTLGVQPVGTVNGRGQATLPRYLLDKAGKEISVVGDLDNPNLEKLIDLEPDLILTAQTKPELLTLLNEIAPTVVTGNWGEPWKQVFQRTALVLNKEAEGKAFLAQYDARLQEARSKLAKHQGEQVSIVRWNPKGPSYMHGSTFASSVVQEMGLARPPHQVGDKSPHSPALSLESLNLLDGDWLVIGTLSASGDAVDAMKQAEQTPAFQQLSAIKGKRFGAVDGSLWTSTGGPQAALRVISDVEQLMSKPDAAPITR
- a CDS encoding 4'-phosphopantetheinyl transferase family protein; the encoded protein is MSASLPTTAPATGFIRHTDVLSVAGMAALPIHRISFDPAALTPASFADHEMLLPAALARAVAKRQGEFLAGRLAAREALAPFGLRGRAVSIGPDRAPCWPAGMEGSISHSQLLGEGVALCVVRPVGAGLGLDLEAWLSEAQVSQLWPGIVDEGEWARLGAGAAGAGLTLAEGLTLVFSAKESLFKGLYPRVGRYFDFLDASWSAMGSQTLRLSLKTALAPDLPAGWDCTLHWQRLPGGVLTLLAL